CCGTCGTGACCTCCGGGAAGGCCCCGAGATCCGTGGTGATGAAGCGGGCCAGGTCCTCCTCGTCACGGAAGACGCCGTAATGGATCACCGAGGCGGAGCCGGCCACCATCGACACATAGCGGGCGGACCGGTGGTTGCCCAGGGTGTCGAGCAGGCCGGGAATCGCCTGGGGAAGCACGGTCAGCGACATCAGGGCGTTGAGCGGGAAGCCCAGCAGCGTGGGTTCGATCTCCACCCTGGGCTGGAGGGCGCCGCACTCCAGGAGCGACTGTGAGGTGCGGTACGCGGTCGAACGGCTGACGTCCAGTTCGCGGGCGATGTCGGCGGCCGGGATCCGGCCGTTGGCCACCATCAGCTCCAGAGTGCGCCGCTCCAGCTCCGACAGCTGGTCGGGCGAGGTCCGCCGCTCCTGGGTGACCTGTACGGCGTGCTCGCGCAGCCGGTCGGCCTGCTCGTCGCCGAGCCGGTGGAGCCGCCAGGTCTGGCCCATGGTGTAGGCGCGCAGGACCAGTTGGGATTCGGTGGAGACGACGCCCGGGATGCCGGGCAGCCGGTTGGTCAGCAGGTCGAAGATGTCGGTGCCGAGCAGCGGGTAGACGCTGCAATAGATGTCGGCGCTGCCGGTCGTCAACAGCAGCGTCTGTACCTCGGCCAGTGCCAGGATGCGCTGGGCCACCTCCTGCGAGCGACCCGGTTCGCACTTGATCCACACCTGGCGCGGGTTCTCCGTGGTGATCAGCGGCCAGTCCAGCCGGCCACCCACCCGCAGCAGCCGCTCCGTGCGCAGCCGTGACAGCCGGCGGGCGACGGTGCTGGGCGAGCTGTCCAGCACCTCGGCGAGGGCGTTGACCGGCGTACGGGGCGCGAGTTGGAGCGCCGCGACCAGATCGAGATCGACGTCATCGAGCAGCCGTTCCTCCGGGCGCGTCGATGACCGTCGCGTGTTGACGGTGGGCTCGGTGTGCTCGGTGGGCGAGGACATGTCCTTGATCCTAGCTTCCTCATCATCAGGAAGTTACGCGGGTGAAACAGCCGAACGTCGCTAACTTATTGACACATTCAACCGCTCTGAAGTCTCATGGCGAATTAATAAGCCATTCGACGAGGAGAGAGGGGTCGATGTGGCGACCAAGACGACAGTGAAGCGCCCGGTGAAATCGGGCTCCGTGGCGTTCACGCTGCGGACGCTCGGCGTCATCGAGCGCGTCGGCAACCGGCTGCCGCATCCCTTCTGGCTGTTCGTGATACTCAGCGGGTTCCTGCTCGCCTTGAGCTGGGGCCTCCACGGGCTGGGCGTCTCGGCCGAATCGCCCAAGGACGGCGCGACGATCGCGGTGCGGAGCCTGATCTCGGACGCGGGCGTCACGATGATGCTCGACGGACTGATCGAGAACTACGCGACGTTCCCGCCGCTCGGGGTCGTCCTCGTCGTCATGCTCGGTGTGTCGGTCGCCGACCAGGCCGGGATGCTGACCGCGATGCTGCGCGCCGCGCTGGCGAAGGTCCCGGCCAAGGCCGTCACCTTCATGATCGCGCTGACCGGGATGGTCGCCCACAT
This sequence is a window from Streptomyces sp. NBC_01775. Protein-coding genes within it:
- a CDS encoding Lrp/AsnC family transcriptional regulator codes for the protein MSSPTEHTEPTVNTRRSSTRPEERLLDDVDLDLVAALQLAPRTPVNALAEVLDSSPSTVARRLSRLRTERLLRVGGRLDWPLITTENPRQVWIKCEPGRSQEVAQRILALAEVQTLLLTTGSADIYCSVYPLLGTDIFDLLTNRLPGIPGVVSTESQLVLRAYTMGQTWRLHRLGDEQADRLREHAVQVTQERRTSPDQLSELERRTLELMVANGRIPAADIARELDVSRSTAYRTSQSLLECGALQPRVEIEPTLLGFPLNALMSLTVLPQAIPGLLDTLGNHRSARYVSMVAGSASVIHYGVFRDEEDLARFITTDLGAFPEVTTVNTCVGVRVLRRHWTARDGVRLGDRVDGFLSRRAE